The proteins below are encoded in one region of Nitrosopumilus sp.:
- a CDS encoding SDR family oxidoreductase: MSKHFYNVKDKILVLSNMIKGKVAIITGASSGIGFATALTLAKAGAKVAIGARRVDRLEDLAKKISTNGGEVFYQKLDVTQRSECENFAKAVLDKWGSIDILVNNAGLMPLSFFKSLKINEWDRMIDVNIKGVLYSTAAVISHMKEKKSGHIVNLSSVAGRIVFPAGSVYCATKHAVAAFTEGLRQEFSVRSNIRVTSIEPGVVATELNDTITDESLQGFIENTKKMEALQAEDIANAILYAVESPPHVNVNEILIRPTTQER, translated from the coding sequence ATGTCTAAACATTTTTACAATGTAAAGGACAAAATCCTTGTGTTATCTAATATGATTAAAGGTAAAGTTGCAATAATAACTGGTGCCAGTAGTGGGATTGGATTTGCTACTGCTTTGACCCTGGCAAAAGCAGGTGCTAAGGTTGCAATAGGAGCTAGAAGAGTTGATAGATTAGAGGATCTTGCAAAAAAAATCTCTACTAATGGAGGAGAAGTTTTTTATCAAAAATTAGATGTAACGCAAAGATCTGAATGTGAGAATTTCGCTAAAGCAGTTTTAGATAAATGGGGTTCTATTGATATTCTTGTAAATAATGCGGGTTTGATGCCTTTGAGTTTCTTCAAAAGTCTCAAAATAAATGAATGGGATAGAATGATTGATGTAAATATCAAGGGCGTATTGTATTCTACAGCTGCGGTAATCTCACATATGAAAGAGAAAAAATCAGGCCATATTGTAAATCTTTCATCAGTAGCTGGAAGAATTGTTTTTCCTGCAGGTAGTGTTTATTGTGCAACAAAACATGCTGTTGCAGCATTTACTGAGGGATTAAGGCAAGAATTTAGTGTACGTTCCAACATTAGAGTAACTAGTATTGAACCTGGAGTTGTTGCAACAGAACTTAATGATACAATTACTGATGAATCCTTACAAGGATTTATAGAAAATACAAAAAAGATGGAAGCATTACAAGCAGAAGATATTGCAAATGCAATTTTATATGCTGTTGAGTCACCACCACATGTTAATGTAAATGAGATTTTGATAAGACCTACAACACAAGAACGTTAA
- a CDS encoding serine/threonine protein kinase, which translates to MAHFFISIKRFVDEPYSKILGYPKATSRQIKSRIVELEKLKIKSIALVGSTTLGKTAVLGKGYVGVVVLAKKGTKEVALKIRRTDSQRKEMRSEAVLLKLVNSVNVGPKMIDVSKNFLVMEYLEGIKINEWIDSLKGTGSAKKLKSTIRKILEDCYRLDQIGFDHGELSNISKHVIVGKIKSTIIDFESSSINRRPSNVTSITQAFFIGSGFAKKAQKIYKNPSKEQLISILRQYKEEKSRESFEKLLKILRV; encoded by the coding sequence ATGGCACACTTCTTTATTTCAATTAAGAGGTTTGTTGATGAACCATACTCAAAAATTCTTGGATACCCAAAAGCCACTTCTAGACAAATAAAATCAAGAATTGTAGAACTAGAAAAATTAAAAATAAAATCAATTGCATTAGTAGGTTCTACAACTCTTGGAAAAACAGCAGTTTTGGGAAAGGGGTATGTTGGAGTCGTTGTTCTTGCAAAAAAAGGAACCAAAGAAGTTGCATTAAAAATTCGAAGAACAGATTCTCAAAGAAAAGAAATGAGGAGTGAGGCAGTTTTACTAAAACTTGTAAATTCAGTAAATGTTGGACCAAAAATGATTGATGTCAGTAAAAATTTTTTAGTAATGGAATATCTTGAAGGGATTAAAATTAATGAATGGATAGATTCCTTAAAAGGTACAGGTAGTGCAAAAAAATTAAAATCTACAATTAGAAAAATTTTAGAAGATTGCTATAGATTAGATCAAATTGGTTTTGATCATGGAGAATTAAGCAATATTTCTAAACATGTTATAGTTGGAAAAATAAAATCAACCATAATTGATTTTGAAAGTTCTAGCATTAATAGAAGACCATCTAACGTTACATCAATCACTCAAGCATTCTTCATTGGTTCGGGATTTGCAAAAAAAGCCCAAAAAATTTACAAAAATCCATCTAAAGAACAACTTATTAGTATTTTGAGACAATATAAGGAAGAAAAATCTAGGGAAAGTTTTGAAAAATTGTTGAAAATTTTAAGAGTGTGA
- a CDS encoding NAD-dependent deacylase → MFEIINDQIRDAKKIIFVTGAGISQESGIPTFRGKDGLWRNYDAMKLATVDAFYTNPRLVWEWYNERRKNIFAAQPNQGHKAIAELEKYVDVVVLTQNIDGLHQKAGSTQVLELHGSIIKIKCSSCGFRDEVLTEFIEIPPLCSCGNILRPDVVWFGESLLQDVWKKAMFSASECDLMIIVGTSLVVSPANILPIYAKQNDAVLIEINPEKTEMSTEMDLTIRSTSTFALPEFVSIFKRN, encoded by the coding sequence ATGTTTGAAATAATTAATGATCAAATTAGAGATGCTAAAAAAATCATATTTGTAACAGGTGCTGGAATTTCACAAGAAAGTGGGATACCCACATTTAGAGGAAAAGATGGGTTATGGAGAAATTATGATGCAATGAAATTAGCTACAGTAGACGCTTTTTATACAAATCCAAGATTAGTTTGGGAATGGTATAATGAACGAAGAAAGAATATTTTTGCAGCGCAACCTAACCAAGGTCATAAAGCAATTGCCGAACTAGAAAAATATGTTGACGTTGTGGTTTTAACACAAAATATTGATGGATTACATCAGAAAGCAGGCAGTACACAAGTGCTAGAATTACATGGGAGTATCATTAAGATCAAATGTTCATCTTGTGGATTTAGAGATGAAGTCCTCACAGAATTTATTGAAATACCACCATTGTGTAGTTGTGGAAATATACTTCGTCCTGATGTAGTATGGTTTGGAGAATCTTTACTTCAAGATGTATGGAAAAAAGCCATGTTTTCTGCTAGTGAATGTGATCTAATGATAATTGTTGGTACATCATTAGTTGTATCACCTGCAAATATACTTCCAATTTATGCAAAACAAAATGACGCAGTATTGATAGAAATTAATCCAGAAAAAACAGAAATGTCAACAGAAATGGATCTCACCATAAGAAGTACAAGTACATTTGCTTTACCTGAATTTGTATCAATTTTCAAAAGAAATTAA
- a CDS encoding ribose-phosphate pyrophosphokinase, producing the protein MSKLSIIAGKSSEKLAKRLSKKLEANFIKSEIRVFPDGESKITLSGRLSKKKSIVVQSMNPPVDTNLVQILSLISKVKEVSSEVIAVIPYMGYARQDREFLPGEIITMKVLGKLFKGVGASKIIAVDIHSIIGFKHFTIKTKNVSAIPDLAKYFKKLSLKNPLVISPDQGGKERAKEFAIQFNSDYIALEKKRDRKTGKIEIKTKNIEVTGRDLILVDDMISTGGSIIKATQFLKKQKCKKVYVACTHALLMNNAEKKIKKSGVTSIISTNTIPGKTSLVDISNTIARAII; encoded by the coding sequence ATGAGTAAACTATCTATTATTGCAGGAAAATCATCAGAGAAATTAGCAAAAAGATTATCAAAGAAATTAGAAGCGAATTTTATAAAATCAGAGATCAGAGTTTTTCCTGATGGAGAAAGTAAGATTACTTTGAGTGGAAGGTTATCAAAGAAAAAATCAATCGTAGTACAATCAATGAATCCGCCTGTAGATACTAATCTAGTTCAAATATTATCATTGATTTCAAAAGTAAAAGAAGTTTCTTCAGAAGTGATCGCAGTAATTCCATATATGGGATATGCAAGACAAGATAGAGAGTTTTTACCAGGGGAAATAATTACAATGAAAGTTTTAGGTAAATTATTCAAAGGTGTAGGTGCATCAAAAATAATTGCTGTAGATATTCACAGTATTATTGGTTTCAAACATTTCACCATAAAAACAAAAAATGTGTCTGCAATACCAGATCTTGCCAAATATTTTAAAAAATTAAGCCTAAAAAATCCTCTTGTAATATCACCGGATCAAGGTGGAAAAGAAAGAGCAAAAGAATTTGCAATACAATTTAATTCAGATTATATTGCTTTAGAGAAAAAACGAGATAGAAAAACAGGTAAGATAGAGATTAAAACAAAAAACATAGAAGTTACAGGAAGAGATCTTATTTTAGTTGATGATATGATAAGTACAGGAGGGAGTATAATCAAAGCTACACAGTTTCTTAAAAAACAAAAATGTAAAAAAGTGTATGTTGCATGTACACATGCACTTTTAATGAATAATGCAGAAAAGAAGATAAAAAAATCAGGAGTGACAAGTATTATTAGTACAAACACAATTCCAGGTAAAACATCGTTAGTTGATATCTCTAATACAATTGCAAGGGCAATAATATAA
- a CDS encoding NAD(P)/FAD-dependent oxidoreductase — MSSIPHVVILGGGFGGLSSAHELRNSLSSSQVKITIIDKKDWFMVGFAKLWIMNGTRTFENSIGSLNELPKKEINFIKDEILAIDLQNKNVKTISQNISYDFLIISMGSILAPERIPGLKNNGLNLYDHNQLLEIHDKLMSIKSGKIAICIMGMPYKCPPAPFEASLLVDSMLKERGIRNSIQIDFYSPAPITLPAAGPEVSKQILELVNSEKIIFHNSCKIKSVESNKLIFENSKANFDLLLFIPPHIAPKVIYDSSLAKEPGFIPIDRDCKTSFENVFAIGDVTSMSVTETMTVPKAGVFAEGEGITVAKNIISKIQSKEELTLFDGKGGCFIESGKETASILEVDMFSQSKPSTNLSESTSDNLSKKIEFEKERMTKWL, encoded by the coding sequence TTGTCAAGTATTCCACATGTTGTTATATTAGGTGGGGGTTTTGGTGGACTTTCATCAGCCCATGAACTAAGAAATTCACTTTCTTCATCACAAGTAAAAATCACAATAATCGATAAAAAAGACTGGTTCATGGTAGGATTTGCAAAATTATGGATAATGAATGGAACTAGGACTTTTGAAAATTCTATTGGTTCACTTAATGAATTACCAAAAAAAGAAATTAATTTCATTAAAGATGAAATTTTAGCAATTGATCTTCAAAATAAAAATGTAAAAACTATATCTCAAAATATTTCTTATGATTTTCTAATTATTTCAATGGGATCTATATTGGCCCCTGAAAGAATTCCTGGATTAAAAAATAACGGATTAAATCTGTATGATCATAATCAACTTCTAGAAATTCATGATAAATTAATGAGTATAAAATCTGGAAAAATTGCTATATGTATAATGGGAATGCCTTACAAATGTCCTCCCGCACCATTTGAGGCTAGTCTATTAGTAGATTCCATGCTTAAAGAACGTGGAATACGAAATTCCATTCAAATTGATTTTTACAGTCCAGCTCCTATTACTTTACCAGCAGCTGGTCCTGAAGTAAGTAAACAAATTCTTGAACTAGTAAATTCTGAGAAAATTATTTTTCATAATTCTTGCAAAATAAAATCTGTAGAATCTAACAAACTTATTTTTGAAAACAGTAAAGCTAACTTTGATTTGCTTTTATTTATTCCTCCACACATTGCTCCCAAAGTTATTTATGATTCTAGTTTAGCTAAAGAACCTGGATTTATTCCAATTGACAGAGATTGTAAAACATCTTTTGAAAATGTATTTGCAATAGGTGATGTTACTAGTATGTCTGTTACAGAAACCATGACAGTTCCAAAAGCAGGAGTTTTTGCAGAAGGAGAGGGAATAACAGTTGCCAAAAATATAATTTCAAAAATTCAATCTAAAGAAGAACTAACCTTATTTGATGGAAAAGGTGGATGTTTTATAGAATCGGGTAAAGAAACAGCATCAATTCTTGAAGTTGATATGTTTTCACAATCTAAACCTTCAACAAATCTCTCAGAATCTACTTCTGATAATCTTTCTAAAAAAATTGAATTTGAAAAAGAACGAATGACAAAGTGGTTATGA
- the cca gene encoding CCA tRNA nucleotidyltransferase, whose amino-acid sequence MKKNIISAISKTVIPSKSLEKTKKGIAELAFNLIQKEIIKFPEVIGLEFGGSFAKGTWLSKDADIDIFIRFKKNTSEEKFGKISKKIGFDSLKKYSPYVRYSQHPYVEARIKNTKINVVPFYDVKIGKWKSAADRSTFHTKFMNKSLTSKMKNDVRILKTFLKLNGIYGAEIAKQGFSGYVSEVLILYFGSFENVIKSISAIKENQVIGKTLKKFETSIVIIDPIDNNRNLAAAISDENIGKFVLVCRAFKEKTKIDFFKSKKSRISKKYWNNLLVIKFSYQTRSPDIIWGQIKRVTSSLSIQLELGGFRVLRSKPHIDHQNEIYLFFFLESTKISRIYSKNGPEFFREDSSKSFISKNLQNSELLWIGNNKKIISLEKRKHIEAVNFMTEFLKKNLHIGIPKGLQADFKKGFKISVGNKNLSKSIKETASELISTDGTLLYFN is encoded by the coding sequence ATGAAGAAAAATATAATCTCCGCAATTTCTAAGACTGTAATTCCATCTAAATCGCTTGAAAAAACGAAAAAAGGAATTGCAGAATTGGCATTTAATTTAATTCAAAAAGAAATCATAAAATTTCCAGAAGTAATAGGATTAGAATTTGGAGGTTCATTTGCAAAAGGTACATGGTTATCAAAAGATGCGGACATTGATATTTTCATTAGATTTAAGAAAAATACATCAGAAGAAAAGTTTGGAAAAATTTCTAAGAAAATTGGTTTTGATTCCTTAAAAAAATATTCTCCTTATGTTAGATATTCACAACATCCATATGTTGAAGCTAGAATTAAGAACACTAAGATCAATGTAGTACCATTTTATGATGTAAAAATTGGAAAGTGGAAAAGTGCTGCAGATAGATCAACATTTCATACAAAATTTATGAATAAATCATTAACATCTAAAATGAAAAATGATGTTAGAATTCTTAAAACATTTCTTAAGTTAAATGGAATTTATGGTGCAGAGATTGCAAAACAAGGATTCAGTGGATATGTTTCAGAAGTTTTAATTTTATATTTTGGGAGTTTTGAAAATGTTATTAAATCAATATCAGCAATTAAAGAAAATCAAGTTATTGGAAAAACATTGAAAAAATTTGAAACATCTATCGTAATCATAGATCCCATTGATAACAATAGAAATTTGGCTGCAGCTATTTCTGATGAAAATATTGGAAAATTTGTTCTTGTTTGCAGAGCATTCAAAGAAAAAACAAAAATAGATTTCTTCAAAAGTAAAAAATCACGAATATCAAAAAAATATTGGAATAATTTACTAGTGATTAAATTTAGTTATCAAACTAGAAGTCCAGATATAATATGGGGGCAAATTAAAAGAGTCACATCATCATTGTCAATACAATTAGAATTAGGAGGATTTAGAGTTTTACGAAGCAAACCTCATATAGATCACCAAAATGAAATCTATTTATTTTTCTTCTTAGAATCTACAAAAATCAGTCGAATATATTCAAAAAACGGACCAGAATTTTTTAGAGAAGATAGCTCTAAAAGTTTTATTTCTAAAAATCTTCAAAATTCGGAACTTTTGTGGATTGGAAATAATAAAAAGATAATCTCATTAGAAAAAAGAAAACATATCGAGGCAGTAAATTTTATGACAGAATTTTTGAAAAAGAATCTCCATATAGGGATACCAAAAGGTCTTCAAGCAGATTTTAAAAAAGGTTTTAAGATATCAGTAGGAAATAAAAATTTAAGCAAATCAATTAAAGAGACTGCAAGTGAACTGATTTCAACAGATGGCACACTTCTTTATTTCAATTAA
- a CDS encoding methyltransferase domain-containing protein translates to MPESFFVLSKDYLELATDEIIAIAKMYDRFSKIKIIANLVIVQSKTNWKEITKRSTFVKISGQILRKMSGLFLDEDNFEVLKNAKTFVCRIINLSSNQFNVVELENSMGDMISKFSHAKVKLDDPDITVYLIFTNEENFFGFSKRVKKIKRPIKVKKYPHELDWKLTRVMINLLGLKKGETVCDPFCGTGTTLLEAESMEIHAIGLDFDEKMCKMSKENLKANGYKSQVIQSDFQELAKISEKFDGIVTDLPYGTSSKTSEKPQEILNKFFSIMPKRKKIAIMYKKELDNKLKLSGLKKYNIYRHKSLTRTILIK, encoded by the coding sequence ATGCCAGAAAGTTTTTTTGTTTTATCTAAAGACTATCTAGAACTTGCAACAGATGAAATTATTGCTATAGCAAAAATGTATGATAGGTTTTCAAAAATAAAGATAATAGCAAATTTAGTTATTGTTCAATCAAAGACTAATTGGAAAGAAATTACAAAACGATCTACTTTTGTTAAGATCTCAGGTCAGATATTACGAAAGATGTCAGGTTTGTTCTTAGATGAAGATAATTTTGAAGTACTCAAAAATGCAAAGACGTTTGTTTGTAGAATAATTAATTTATCCTCAAATCAATTTAATGTAGTAGAATTAGAAAATTCTATGGGAGATATGATATCAAAATTTTCTCATGCAAAAGTAAAATTAGATGATCCTGACATTACGGTTTATCTTATTTTTACTAATGAAGAAAACTTTTTTGGGTTTTCAAAACGAGTTAAGAAAATAAAAAGACCAATAAAGGTGAAAAAATATCCACATGAATTAGATTGGAAACTAACAAGAGTGATGATTAATTTGCTAGGATTAAAGAAAGGTGAAACTGTTTGTGATCCGTTTTGTGGTACAGGTACCACTCTTTTGGAAGCAGAATCTATGGAAATACACGCAATTGGGTTAGATTTTGATGAAAAAATGTGTAAAATGTCTAAAGAAAATCTAAAGGCGAATGGATACAAATCACAAGTTATCCAATCTGATTTTCAGGAATTAGCAAAAATATCTGAAAAATTTGATGGTATTGTAACTGATTTACCTTATGGGACATCTTCAAAAACATCAGAAAAACCCCAAGAAATTTTAAATAAATTTTTTTCAATCATGCCTAAAAGAAAAAAAATTGCAATCATGTATAAAAAAGAATTAGACAATAAGTTGAAATTAAGCGGATTAAAAAAATATAATATTTATAGACATAAAAGCTTGACAAGAACAATCTTAATTAAATGA
- the rnz gene encoding ribonuclease Z has translation MKLVFLGTSAAQPTENRGLSCICLERDGEILMFDAGEAAQISYMKSGLGWNKKMKLFVTHLHGDHCIGILGLLQTMSMQHRTETLEIFGPIGIEEFIAANIKVLNFGLSFSVLINIIKEGKVFENEKYLIYASKANHSVTAFSYLFEEKDKPGRFNIKKARELEIPESELWNKLQKGNEITINDKIITPEQVLGEKRQGKKIGISGDTMPTNQLEKFFENCDYLVFDSTFLDKEKQKAQDTCHSTAKQAAILGKNAKVKNLVLTHFSARYKDEVEHLKEALEIHDSVITARDLLEIEIK, from the coding sequence ATGAAACTTGTATTTCTAGGAACATCAGCTGCACAACCTACTGAGAATAGAGGATTATCTTGTATATGTTTAGAAAGAGATGGAGAGATTTTAATGTTTGATGCAGGAGAAGCTGCTCAAATTTCATATATGAAATCAGGATTAGGATGGAATAAAAAAATGAAGTTGTTTGTTACACATTTACATGGAGATCATTGTATAGGAATTCTTGGATTACTTCAAACGATGTCTATGCAACATCGAACTGAAACATTAGAAATTTTTGGACCAATTGGAATTGAAGAATTTATTGCAGCTAATATCAAGGTACTAAATTTTGGATTATCATTTTCTGTTTTAATCAATATAATCAAAGAAGGAAAAGTGTTTGAAAATGAAAAATACTTAATTTATGCATCTAAAGCAAATCATTCAGTAACAGCATTTTCTTATTTGTTTGAAGAAAAAGATAAGCCTGGAAGATTTAATATTAAAAAAGCAAGGGAATTAGAGATACCTGAAAGTGAATTATGGAATAAATTACAAAAGGGAAATGAAATAACTATTAACGATAAAATAATTACTCCAGAACAAGTGTTAGGAGAAAAACGGCAAGGTAAAAAAATAGGAATATCAGGTGATACAATGCCCACAAATCAATTAGAGAAATTTTTTGAGAATTGTGATTATCTTGTGTTTGATTCAACATTTTTAGATAAGGAAAAACAAAAAGCACAAGATACATGTCATTCTACTGCAAAGCAAGCAGCAATTTTGGGAAAGAATGCAAAAGTAAAAAATTTAGTACTAACACATTTTTCTGCTAGATATAAAGATGAGGTTGAACATTTGAAAGAAGCATTAGAAATTCATGATTCAGTCATAACTGCAAGAGATCTTTTAGAAATTGAAATTAAATGA
- a CDS encoding nucleotide-binding protein has product MQAENCAYCGNLTDLPFQCNYCKDPFCAEHRLPEEHRCVKLNQIRAKRFGEKKVIRDGGRDKPNIFKRIFGRF; this is encoded by the coding sequence ATGCAAGCAGAAAATTGCGCATATTGTGGTAACTTGACAGATTTGCCATTTCAATGTAATTATTGTAAAGATCCATTTTGTGCAGAACACAGACTTCCTGAAGAGCATAGATGTGTAAAACTCAATCAAATTAGAGCAAAAAGATTTGGTGAAAAAAAAGTCATACGAGATGGTGGACGAGACAAACCAAATATTTTCAAACGTATTTTTGGCAGATTTTAA
- a CDS encoding mechanosensitive ion channel gives MAEDEIIGAVAGQTDVFQNVFQLIASSEALQIAFTVLILGIVGIVLVYRFFSNWVRTQKFSYARPHLSRFVRVGVLPFFAIILITSMNVYIQSFDLFNDKILSNSEDAVITNLDGEIIIGKNEKNLTPAKTFSKILNTINILVIGYSIAHLIPIMITKRSKSILEREDFEEWKDMRGFLDDNGDLFHKFFKWVPPKKTPEDISDEDFEKNLKTEDGRKFLEEFRTTKGLPIGSYEQLVKNPFEEWKKSERLKYADYLEKCISGDNQSGKKLRLGQEEEEVYPIDTWREEKRLEGFEPIIPGGRPPGYATRKRKNLPKTISQILPLGIFGAVIIAIVSWWGVDLIVLATATGGLAIGIGLALQETMQNYFAYILIRKDKIFSEGERIKLDTGYNGYVHKITPRVTYVRDALNESFAIIPTRQLVNAQIINYSKEIKMVPAVVDVGVSYLNDPKQVAAILVKVGKRAMKETVDNKGRHLVVQLRCPYLEDNKPSCGCDKDIHVDISQPVVRFNKFNDSSLDFSLWLYVRDYGAQFKAKTEMRLIMYEEFKKYDIRIPWPIRTIYQGDEKQEISEINKLSDERDKIIDKYGIGDIGRGSGED, from the coding sequence ATGGCTGAAGATGAAATTATTGGAGCAGTTGCAGGACAAACAGATGTATTTCAGAATGTTTTTCAATTAATTGCTTCATCTGAAGCGTTACAGATTGCCTTTACAGTATTAATTCTTGGAATTGTAGGAATTGTCTTAGTATATCGTTTTTTTTCAAACTGGGTAAGGACTCAAAAATTCAGCTATGCAAGACCTCATCTTTCAAGGTTTGTTCGGGTTGGAGTTTTACCTTTTTTTGCAATTATTTTGATAACTAGCATGAATGTATACATACAATCTTTTGATCTGTTTAATGATAAAATATTATCAAATTCTGAGGATGCAGTTATAACAAATCTAGATGGGGAGATAATAATAGGAAAAAATGAGAAAAATTTAACTCCTGCTAAAACTTTTTCAAAGATTCTAAATACAATTAACATATTGGTAATTGGATATTCAATTGCCCATCTAATCCCTATCATGATTACGAAACGATCAAAATCTATTCTGGAACGAGAAGATTTTGAAGAGTGGAAAGATATGAGAGGTTTTCTTGATGATAATGGTGATTTATTTCATAAATTTTTCAAATGGGTTCCACCAAAAAAAACACCAGAAGATATTTCTGATGAAGACTTTGAAAAAAATCTCAAAACAGAAGATGGGAGAAAATTCCTTGAAGAATTTAGAACCACTAAAGGATTACCAATTGGAAGTTATGAGCAATTAGTAAAAAATCCATTTGAAGAGTGGAAAAAATCTGAGAGATTGAAATATGCAGATTATTTAGAAAAATGTATTTCTGGAGATAATCAATCTGGAAAAAAATTAAGATTAGGGCAAGAAGAAGAAGAAGTTTATCCAATAGATACATGGAGAGAAGAAAAAAGATTAGAAGGATTTGAACCAATAATACCAGGTGGAAGACCGCCAGGTTATGCAACTAGAAAAAGAAAAAATCTTCCAAAAACAATTTCTCAGATTTTACCTTTAGGAATTTTTGGTGCTGTGATTATTGCTATAGTGAGTTGGTGGGGTGTAGATTTGATAGTACTTGCTACTGCTACAGGGGGTTTAGCTATAGGAATTGGCTTGGCATTACAAGAGACAATGCAAAATTATTTTGCATATATTTTGATTCGAAAAGACAAGATATTTTCTGAAGGTGAACGTATCAAGCTTGATACTGGATATAATGGCTATGTACATAAAATTACACCAAGAGTAACATATGTTAGAGATGCACTAAATGAATCATTTGCGATAATCCCTACAAGACAACTAGTAAATGCTCAGATCATTAATTACTCTAAAGAAATTAAGATGGTTCCTGCAGTTGTGGATGTAGGTGTTTCATATCTTAATGATCCTAAACAAGTTGCAGCAATTCTTGTAAAGGTTGGAAAACGTGCCATGAAAGAAACTGTAGATAATAAAGGAAGACATCTAGTTGTACAATTACGATGTCCGTATTTAGAAGATAATAAACCAAGTTGTGGATGTGATAAAGATATTCATGTTGATATTAGCCAACCTGTTGTTAGATTTAACAAATTTAATGATTCATCCTTAGATTTTTCATTGTGGCTTTATGTAAGGGATTATGGAGCACAGTTCAAAGCTAAAACTGAGATGAGGCTAATTATGTACGAAGAATTTAAGAAATATGATATTAGAATTCCATGGCCAATTAGAACTATATATCAAGGAGATGAAAAACAAGAGATAAGTGAAATTAATAAGCTCAGTGACGAAAGAGACAAAATCATAGATAAGTATGGAATTGGAGATATTGGTCGTGGAAGTGGAGAGGATTGA
- a CDS encoding AAA family ATPase gives MTKLIVCLTGMPGAGKSTIAEGLKVKGYTVINMGNTIREEAKNRNLEPTRDNLGNLMLELREKNGPGAVAELVKLQIDSSTADVILIDGVRSNDEIKVLRKFGDVKLLAIHASTDARFNFLQKRGRLDDPQTKEHFEERDNRELNVGINNSIALSDYIISNIGLTKDQLIETAFKIIQSWIK, from the coding sequence ATGACCAAACTGATAGTATGTTTAACAGGCATGCCAGGCGCTGGTAAATCTACTATTGCAGAAGGATTGAAAGTAAAAGGATATACTGTAATTAATATGGGTAATACTATCCGAGAAGAGGCAAAAAACAGAAATCTTGAACCAACACGAGATAATCTTGGAAATTTAATGCTTGAGCTCAGAGAAAAAAATGGCCCGGGCGCTGTTGCAGAATTAGTTAAATTGCAAATAGATTCCTCAACTGCAGATGTTATTCTAATAGATGGAGTAAGATCAAATGATGAGATTAAGGTACTTCGTAAATTTGGTGATGTAAAATTACTAGCAATTCATGCATCAACAGATGCCAGATTTAATTTTCTACAAAAAAGAGGAAGATTAGATGATCCACAAACAAAAGAACATTTTGAAGAAAGAGATAATCGTGAATTAAATGTGGGTATTAACAATTCAATTGCATTATCTGATTATATAATATCCAATATTGGTTTAACAAAAGATCAATTAATTGAAACTGCTTTCAAAATTATTCAAAGTTGGATTAAATGA
- the thpR gene encoding RNA 2',3'-cyclic phosphodiesterase — protein MRTFVAIEITNNEIINSVKKFQDSIKIDAKPVESNNFHFTLQFLGEITEEVSKKIIKALNLIEFTSFSVNLKGVGVFPRPEFPRIIWIGTDENGGNMLIELSKKVEKVLKPLGFSSNKAFKPHITVFRIKKKIGNITNELKNRKMVDFGIQEIVSIKLKKSKLTSKGPIYLDLVEINAK, from the coding sequence ATGCGAACTTTTGTAGCAATTGAAATAACAAATAATGAAATTATCAATTCTGTAAAGAAATTTCAAGATAGCATTAAAATCGATGCAAAGCCTGTAGAATCAAATAATTTTCATTTTACATTACAATTTTTAGGAGAAATTACAGAAGAAGTATCCAAAAAAATAATCAAAGCTCTTAATTTAATTGAATTTACAAGTTTTAGTGTAAATCTAAAAGGTGTAGGTGTATTTCCAAGACCTGAATTCCCAAGAATAATTTGGATTGGTACAGATGAAAATGGAGGAAATATGTTAATTGAATTATCAAAGAAGGTGGAAAAAGTATTAAAACCATTGGGATTTTCTTCGAATAAAGCTTTCAAGCCTCATATTACAGTATTTAGGATTAAAAAGAAAATCGGTAATATAACAAACGAACTAAAAAATCGAAAAATGGTAGATTTTGGCATACAAGAGATAGTCAGCATAAAATTGAAAAAAAGTAAATTAACATCAAAAGGACCAATTTATTTGGATTTAGTGGAAATAAATGCAAAATGA